The following is a genomic window from Actinomycetes bacterium.
GACGGTCTTCGAGCGGGTGGGCGCAGCTGCCACGGTCAGGCAGACTGCCAGCCCCAAGGCGGCCGAGCGCCAGCTCCGCCAGGCACTGGACGCCGGGCACGGGGTGGTGGCCACGCTCGACCCTACCGCCCTGCCCTGGTACGGGCTGCCCCCCACCATGGCCGGCATGATGCCCCAGAGCGTGGTCGTGCGGCTCGAGGGGGACGGCCCCGCCGTCGTCGACCTGGCGCCCGGACCCGTGCCGCTCCACTGGGTGGAGCTGGCCACCGCCCGCGCGGGCGTCCGCCCGTCCAAGCACCGCCTGGTCGAGGTCGAGGCGCTGGCGCGGCCGGTCGACCTCGTCCCGGCCATCGCCGCCGGGGTCCGCGACACCTGCCGCGGCATGCTGGAGCCGCCGATGCGCAACTTCGGCGTGCCCGGCCTTGCGAAGTGGGCCGACCTGCTCGTCGACCAGCGCGACAAGAAGGGCTGGCCCACCGTGTTCCCGCCCGGGCCGCGCCTGTACGACGCCCTGACCTGGGTCGTGTACTGGATCGAGGCGTCGGGCACGGGCGGCGGGGCGTTCCGGCGCATGTACGCCGGGTTCCTCGACGAGGCCGCCGGCGCGCTCGGCCGGCCAGAGCTCCACGCGCTGGCCGCCGGGTACCGCGAGCTGGCCGCCGGGTGGACCGCGCTGGCCGGGGCGGCCCTCCCCGACCGGGTCCCCGGCCTCGGGCGAGCACGGCAGCTGCTGGTCCGCAGGCACCGGCTCGTGCAGGAGCGAGGCGCCGAGGCGGCCACCGAGGTGGTCGCGGTGGTCCGCGAGCTCGACGCGCTCGGCCACGAGCTGCGCCGGGACTTCCCGCTCGACGCCGGGGCGGCCCGGGCCCTGCTCGGGGAGCTGGCCGACCGCGTGGCCGGCCTGCGGGCCGGCGAGGAGCGGGCGGCCACGGCCCTGCGGGCGGCCGTTCCTGCCGCACGAGCGGCTGGACCGTGACGGCCCGGGCGCAGGCGCTCGTGGCCGCGGCCAGGCGGATGGCCGAACGGCGCGGGCTGCCGCGGGCCGAAGCCCAGGAGCGCATGGCCACGGTCGCGCCCGCAGGCCGGCAGGGATGACGGCCGAGCGGTTCGACCTCGTCGTGGTCGGGGCCGGGCCGGCCGGCGCGGCGGCGGCCCTGCACTTCAAGCGGCGGCGGCCCGACGCACGCGTGCTCCTGCTCGACAAGGCGGCGTTCCCCCGCGCCAAGGTGTGCGGGGACGCGGTGAGCGCCGAGGGCGTGGACGAGCTCGAGCTGCTCGGCGCGCGCGACGCCGTCCGGGGCTACGCCCCGGTCACCGCGATGCGGGTGCGGTCGGTGAGCGGGTGCGAGGTGACCGGGGCGCCGCCCGGGGCCGCCTTCGTCGTGCCCCGGGAGGTGCTCGACGCCCGGCTGGTTGCGCACGCGGTCGCCGCCGGGGTCGAGCTGCGCCGCCGGCGCGTGCGCGAGCTGGCCCCGAGCGGCGCCGGGGTGCTGGTCGACGGCAGCCTGGCGGCCGTCGTGGTCGGGGCCGACGGGGCCAACTCGGTGACCCGACGGCTCGCCGGCGTGGCGGCCGCCCCGGCCGCGCACACCGCGATCGCGCTGCGCGGCTACGCGACCGCGGCGCACCGGACCGGCGAGCTGTACCTGGCATGGACCGCGGCCGGCCTCACCTATGCCTGGTCGTTCCCGGCCGGTGGCGACCGCGTGAACGCCGGGTTCATCCTGCCGCTGGCCCGGCTGCACGGCGGCAAGGCGGCACTCCGGGCCGAGCTGCGCCGCCACCTGCCCGACCTCGACTGCGACCCGGCCACGCTCAAGGCGCACCACCTGCCCTTGTCGTCGGCCCGCCCCGTGCCCTACCAGGGACGGGTCCTGCTCGTGGGCGACGCCGCCTCGCTGGTCAACCCGCTCACCGGGGAGGGCATCTACTACGGCCTGGCATCGGGCCGGCTCGCCGCCGAGGCGGCCCTCACGGCCCCGGACCGGCC
Proteins encoded in this region:
- a CDS encoding NAD(P)/FAD-dependent oxidoreductase, whose protein sequence is MTAERFDLVVVGAGPAGAAAALHFKRRRPDARVLLLDKAAFPRAKVCGDAVSAEGVDELELLGARDAVRGYAPVTAMRVRSVSGCEVTGAPPGAAFVVPREVLDARLVAHAVAAGVELRRRRVRELAPSGAGVLVDGSLAAVVVGADGANSVTRRLAGVAAAPAAHTAIALRGYATAAHRTGELYLAWTAAGLTYAWSFPAGGDRVNAGFILPLARLHGGKAALRAELRRHLPDLDCDPATLKAHHLPLSSARPVPYQGRVLLVGDAASLVNPLTGEGIYYGLASGRLAAEAALTAPDRPGPRYAELLRAELGRHFRHTALLGRLAAWPRSTDLLVAAASDPAVLHDAGAIAFGKGVVTTGLATRIAAGWLRQRLGRA
- a CDS encoding DUF4872 domain-containing protein; amino-acid sequence: MTAPWGWETLAPGGGPAPNLFRPTPSGALERQRGEHTETAAVARVLAELGVTHPTTGEPLSEQLLLGIGGGIGMAYFVFEYQDFTSLYVGGRINPHVLGRELVETVFERVGAAATVRQTASPKAAERQLRQALDAGHGVVATLDPTALPWYGLPPTMAGMMPQSVVVRLEGDGPAVVDLAPGPVPLHWVELATARAGVRPSKHRLVEVEALARPVDLVPAIAAGVRDTCRGMLEPPMRNFGVPGLAKWADLLVDQRDKKGWPTVFPPGPRLYDALTWVVYWIEASGTGGGAFRRMYAGFLDEAAGALGRPELHALAAGYRELAAGWTALAGAALPDRVPGLGRARQLLVRRHRLVQERGAEAATEVVAVVRELDALGHELRRDFPLDAGAARALLGELADRVAGLRAGEERAATALRAAVPAARAAGP